One Glycine max cultivar Williams 82 chromosome 1, Glycine_max_v4.0, whole genome shotgun sequence genomic window, CCCAGTCACTacatgcaaaataaaataaaaaactaatcttCATATCTTGGTTAAAATTTTCTAGGTTTCAATTGTGGAGAAGCAGTGAATTTTGCAATTGGTGATTGGTTTCCTTTAGGAGCTGTTGCTAGCAGAAGATATGCACTTCTTAACAGGGTACCTTTACTGCCCCATGAAGAACTTCTATGCAAAGAAGCAATGCTTCTTCGTACATGCTTGGAACTTGAAGATTCTGACTTTCCTTCTCCAGACTTGTTTTCTCATAATAGTATTAAGATTTCATTTGTTAACTTGATGCGTTTCCAACATCGTGCTCGATGGTTCCTTACGAAATCAAGGGCGGGTATAAGTGTTTCTTTTCATTCCCATGGCACGATTCTCTGTAGCCTCTGCAAACGTGACTGTTACATAGCTTATGTTGGCTGCAACTGTCACAAGCATCATGTATGCCTACGTCATGGTAAGCTATGCTCATTTCTATTTACTAATATGCCATTAATCATTATGACTTACGAGCTCTATATTATATTTGGTTGTCTCATGTTTGTTTCATCCCATGCTTTCCTTAAATGCCCAGTTGTTTGACTTGCGAGCTTTATATTATTTACCTTGCTTGGTAATCACATCAATGGAGTTGCTTCTTCAATATCCTATGGCATTATAATGGGGAAAATATCATCTTGATTCTGGATTAGAAAACAAATTTATGGACATAATGGTTTCTTTACTTGATTCTCTTGCATGCATGTTTGGTGATACaatattctcatttttaatgttttaaattttgataactcAGATGCTGATTCTCTTGACTTCAACTGTGGGAGCAAACACACACTTTATTTGAGGGAGGATATTATGGATATGGAAGCTGCAGCCAAGATGTTTGAGCAGGAAGATGGGATATTGGATGAGATAAGGAAGCAAACTAAAAGTGACCAGAACATGTATGCATATCCTTTGTCAAATATGTTTCAGGGAGCCGAGGCAAATGGATACACGCCTTATTGTGAGCTAAAACTTGATTCTGTTGCTGAATTTTATGCAACTCCAGAGCACTCAACAAATAATCAAGAATACAGTTCACAATATCAATCTGTCTTTGTACATTGCTCTGAAAATCAAAAACCAGTGGTGTCTgaggtttccttttcttctgcCACATCCACTCTTTGTTCTCTTTCAGAATCTCTTGAGAGCTTTTCCgctcccaaaaatgtgagttcTTTGAATATAGTTTTTGAATAtcgtcattttatattattacattGAGATTTGAACAACTATTATTGATTCTGGAACTAAAGTTGTCTGTTTATTCTTCTAGCAGGCTGAGGAGCATATTAACATCAATGCAACAAGTATTATTGATTTTGAAGAGTTTGCTGAAAGAATATCCAACAGTGCTTGTGAATCTTCATTATCTCCTGCTGTGTATCATGAAAGGTCGGTTAAACCACGGGGTGATCTTCAGAGATTTGATAAAAAACCCGTTGTAAACGAGAGTGATGATTCTGATTCAGAGATATTTAGGGTAAAACGCCCTTCTTCTCTGAAAGCAGAGAGGAGAAATATGAATGATGCTATGTCTTCAAAACATACTGCGCAGCAGGTATTGTCAAATATTTAGTTTAGTTGGTTTCATCGGTCCATCATGTATATATAATGGCTAATCTATCTCTCAGTGTTTCAACTTAAGTTCCCAATATTTACTCTTTCCTAAATCCTAAATTGATTATCAAATTTTGCTCTTTAAATGCATGGACCATGATGCTATTGTAATCTATATTAGCAGGGACTTAAACGACTGAAGAAAATCCTTCCTGAAGGAAAGAGCGGGCAACCAATGGATTTCAGTAGAAGCAATGAATCAAGTTACAAATACGGTCACCCTGTTAACCATAAAGGTCATGCTGAAATTTCGTCTAGGGACAGATTTGCAACGGGTAATGGTATTCCCATTTCTATAAGATGTAAGAAGTTAGGCAACGAGGAAATAAGCATGCAACGAGATCACAACCGGAGAGATAGGTTGCAGCAGACATTTAGGGAACCACCTTCCATGGAGCTTGAGCCAAAGCACCTTAAAGTCCGAGGCCCTTCATTTTTAGGCTTAGAGAGCAGCAGATCGAATTGATGTTTCAAGTTGGCTCGAAATGACTGTGGAACGCCATCAAGAGTCTGACTTTGCTAACTTCATTTTAGCTTATTGGCTTTCTAACAATACAGTAAATCCAAATGATTGATTGAGGGAGGAAGCAGCGGCAAGATATTAACGTATTAGGGTATGAATTTACATTCTTTGTGCAGGCCTTAACATTTGAGGAATCTGCACGAGTGGTGATCCTCTGGGTTCTCGGGCCGAGGTGTTTTTCCAACTTTGGTTGGTGAACCTGACTTGCAAAGTTAGGACTTAGAAATCGGTTTAGCGACATTTATTTCCATgtaaatttgttttcttcttttcacaAGTCGTTTAGGTCTTCTTAGGAACGTGGGTCTCTCCATTGTTTTCTCATTAAATTCTATCACAGCTGCTTCCCCCTTCTGATGTTAATCCATTCTTTTTGTAGCAATAGGTCCTTTGTACCTAGAACTACTTGAATAAAGTTCAAtgaaatttctcattttcactcAATGTCTTAGCTCATCCATTATTTGTTGTGCTGATAACATTTGGTGTCAAGGGCAGTTGCTCGTTTGTAACTGTGAAATTGTAATTTGATGATCATCTATTTCATGgaccaaaagaaagaaaacatttaatgaattttactaTTCTTTCTCACTTTTAATGAATCATCAGACTTTAGATATTTTATTCACTCTACTTTTAcgtaatatttttctaaataaaataatgtataatttaGGTAGTATTGGGATTGTTGAAGTACAGCTATTTGGAGATAACCATAGAAAAATGGGATCTAATTgaactctttaaaaaataacactttttaaaattaaagagatcaaagtaaatcttttgaaaataatatgataaaattaaacctaaaaaagtaaattagataactaaaatagtaattaaatctaaaaattaaaaggataaaataataaaattaatatcaatttattttttcttttttatttcttatatttttaatatatattttttaaaaaatatctatagtagcaatatctattttttggtgggaacaaaataaaattattacacatagatacaaataaaataaaaaatcttgtcGAGACAATTGTTCTCACATTCCAATGACTGGATCCCCCGCCACTGCTAGTATTGGTATAATGATGTATAAACATTACTAGTATAATCATGGTATAATGATGTTGAAGTAAAGCTTAGTATTGGGATTGTTTTGATCTGTTTAGGGAAAAGGAGATAGCTTGCATTAAAATCAACCCTAGAAAttgaattgtttttcttttcagctGGTGAGGAAAGGTTTTGCAACGGCAGAGGACTGGATCTCTAGCCCACTGATAAGAATTAAAAAGGGTTCAGCGCAGTGGATAGGCTACTAATAGTATAGACAATgtttatacatttttgttttacaaagcAAAATTATGGAGTTTGGTTGGAGGTCTCAACTTAGCAATAACAAATCAGCTTCTACTTGAAATGGACTTACTGTCATCTCTGTTCCCCGTAGTATGACTCCAGGAGGGTGCCTATGCTATTTGCTTTTCCTATAAAGGTTTtgtagagaagagaaaaaatatttaacacctttttttcttcctgaTATTAGATAACTCTTTTAGTGATAACTATAGATTAATTTTAGTAATTTAGAAAATGCCTTATATCCGAATGGAAATACTGTTTTGGATccctctttaaaaaaattgacccCATTATCATATATTAAGCCAATGTGTTGACCTAACAAGTCAATATCAATATTTGATTCTGAGGTTATGTTGAGAGAATTTTGTAATAGAGCTCAATCTTCAATATAGTTATAAAATACTGTATCATACCCAAGTGTTTGTTAAAGACACAAATTTTTATGAGGATTAACTCTAGAGATATTTCTCACGTCTCATCATGCAAGAAACACAatgataacttataaaaaataacataaataggcCATGATTAAAGGCCATAAATATTAGTATACTCTCTCTAATTGGGACACACTTTGACTCTTTTCCTACAAATATTAATCTGAGCATATGAATCTTTGTAAATATGCCACCAGAGTTGAACTTTTGTGAactaaaaacaatatattttttcatttatgaagTGAGTTGAACAAATATGATGAAATCATTGTgacttatttgattaaaaaaagtgattttctaTTGTTTTCCTCAATTATAACTGTGATGTCGAGATTTGCAAAAGTGtgcttcattttttatgttatttctctctttcaaaatttatttaaagatagtgaaataaacaaaacaatgtttttaacatttctgtaacaaaattatgaaaggcagtattaaataaaattaatataatattttcataattattaacaaaattatattaactcaaaatttaaaatacctaATATtactcattttcgtttttcccccaACATTTACATTAGTCGCTCGCGGATTAGGAAGTGAAGAAGACTTTATTTCTACCTGGTTTCAATATGGGATGGTTCTATGTAGCGATTCTCGCAATTGTTAGGGTGAGTTTGTtttacttaaaaagaaaaaaaaattaaactggacatttttttaatatttacttttatttctctATTTGCATTAGAGTTGCTCTCAGAATACATCATATGCATCCTCTGATTTTTTAAATTGCGGTCTTTGACTTGAGCCGGAAGTACATTTTCCTttagaattgtaaaaaaaaaaataatgaatttcgGAAAGAGCTTTCCAAAAGTATGATTTTATACTTCCGGAACACCTTTctgaaagtaaaaatatataattctgAAAAGACCTTTTCAGAAAGTGTAAAAACAAATAGTATATTCCAGAAAAACCTTTCCAAAATAGGGTCAAGTTTAATAACTCGCtttcatttgtgtttttttttttctcttcataagGATCATTGGAGATGGTGTTGGGTTGTTGTGGCAGTAGTGTTTAGGTTGATGATGGTATTAGGTGGAGGCGGGACTTGTTTGGGAGAGGCAGGGGTATTTGTGTCCGTTCTGGTCTTTTAGGATGTgcatgaaacaaaaaaggagGAGCAGGAAGTAAAAGTCTAACATGTAGAGCTAGCCTGGCTGCAGAactaatatcaacaaaaagGTCGTACTAATATGTTTTGGGTGTtactaggtgcacccaacatttttaaaaaataccaaaactGCTCCAAAAATACCAAAACTGCTCCTatcctttttttgtatttgttatgGGTGTATGTGAGAGTATTCCGTAaatcatacggatcaagttgatccgtaagattgatacggatcaacttgatccgtaagccttttacagaacaatacaaattaacttgatccataaaagtcttacgaatcaacttgatccgtaaaaatcttacggatcaagttgatccgtaaggcttctacgaatcaacttgatccgtaaaaaacttatggatcaacttgatccttaaggcttttacggatcaacttaaatgacttacggatcaagaatatttttatcatttcaccttaagtgctgggtgcaccagcaataattctgggtgcacctagcaacacccataTGTTTTTGGACCATTACAAAGAACTAGTTTACATTTCAATAAAGAGAAACTGGGCTCCTCTACAAAGGTTGAAGCCTTGAACTCATGACGGCCCAAAACggaataatcaaacatcaacatTGTTATTTGTTCCCCCCTTCTACTTTCTCTCTTTTTGGGGTCGATTCAATTTAGGTTTGTTATCCTATAGATTTTTGCATTTCTTcactcatttaataattttgatcagATTGAACTGTGAAGCCAGCCAGGAAGCATCTATTCATCATAAAGGATAAAGGGAAAATATCTCTGAAAGACCTCAACTTTATTGTGATAACTTACTctctaaatttgaatttaaattttttaatttaatagtttatatgaattgaaaaaataggatatttatatattgtgtCTTTCCAtatcatacatttttttggctttccataatttttattgataaaaatattttgataaagttGATATTCTTAAAGTATCTCCATCCCAATATATCTCCCGTATCTCTCTTACATTTTATATGTCTTCAATGATTTTTATGATTACACATCACtcatttttacattttagtATTTAAGTAACTCTTATCTCTAACCCacaacttagaaaattttactAAACTAAGAAGAATCTAGTGTTTGcaccatgaaaaaaaaataaaaagggagtGATAAGTAAAAGAGAggtgattgagaaagaaaaacaaagtaaaaaaagtgGGCTCCCAATGGAAGTGATACCTAGTGTTGGGAACACACTTTTTTAAACACATTCttttaattggttaaaatttattaaaaattataaaattaggaaaaatcattaattataatgTGAGATTcacaattgttatttttaatgaattttaaccaATTAGAGGATATGTAtgtttaaaagaatataaaaaaagtatgatTCTAACATTTTTGAAAGAGAAGAGTCATTGGATGGCTCTTATATGATAATAAATGGGTCTCACAAATGCACATCATTATATTTCAtaatgttctttttctttgtcagcataatattattaaactttACTTGAGTAAAAACAATAGAGTTTGGTGAACTCAGatgttatttcttatattttttttttgcgagACATTATTATGATCCATGGTGAGGCTAGTTGATAGTGATTGAAActtgatagattttttttattcaaggaaaaaatacaagaaagatCAATCCAGACTCCCAAAGAAGAAGGGATTCCACTTggggagagaaagaaaaatgtttgacAAATGCCCAATATGATATCATACaccaagagaaagagaaaagagagaaaaatataggtatgataaaaatttatcatgtgATAGAAAGATatagatagaaaaaaataaaaagtgttggcgaaatatttaaaataaatggtGATTTGTGTATCATTACTCAAGagaaaaaatatccaaaattaACAAAGATTGAGATTGCACCACCCCAACTCTAGGCAAGAAATGAGCACACTCATTggcttaaaaatgatccatattTGAGTTATTTGTGAGTTttataaaagtgaaaaattttaaatttttggattagtggagtgttaattttttttcccataaaATTTAACAAGAAACTGATGTGAATTTTCAATTCGTTGAGTGAAATAAATATATGAGAAAATTTAGGATTTGAAAGTATCTAAGTAAAAAATTGATGtgagaaaacttttttttgctTAGACCACAAGTATCTTTCGTTCAATTAGATATGATCATCATGGATAACAAAGTCTTTCttctaattatttaatgaaactaTTTATTTAAGGCTTAAACTCAAGATTTTTGAAACTTGAACAATCACATGCTAGTTGAAACTTTGAAAGACTATATgactaaaaaaatgagaaaatttaaaatatgtgacCCAAAATAAGAGATTTGGTTATGTAAAATActttaatatttgttaaatttatataaatgttgATGTATGTTTAtgtgatgaaagaaagaaagtttcAACATATACGTGACACATGTTTATTATTGATTAGTTAATTCATAAAAGGCACCGGTGTCCATTAAAATATAAAGGCACGGTACAATTTAtcattaagtaaaattaataatgGTTACGCATAAACAAAGCCTCTGTATCGATGCTTAACCAAGATCCCTGTGCTTGGCAAGCATACATTTCTAAAGAAGAATTTTTATTTAGCATCGAtgtttgataaacaaaatcGGTTGAAGCACCTCCATTGAAGGTtgctaataataaaagaacaattcattaactatttttcataataaaagaaaatcccCAGGGTATTCAAACTGATATGTGCATTGGGCCATTGGGGTGTATTAACCTGTAAGCGCAGCTAATAAAGATAATGATCtccttttaacatttttttcaatgatAATATTGGTATAGAATATTCATTAGCTTTATTTATATctattggttttgtttataattaatctttCTAATAGAGAATCTGATTGATCAtctttaatgaaatattttcttCCATCCACATGCTTAAGAGAATCAAGTATAATATCTCTCCAATCAACAACTTATTGTTCAATATTATTCTTCTAAAGGCATAAATAATGTGCAGGAAGATATTGTTATGGAGAATCACATGAGCTTAATCCCATATAATATATTCTCTTCAGTTGTCTTTAAGTACCCAATAAATGATCTTCACCTCATAATGCTCCTTCCTCTATTTTGCTTTTGAATATTCTGATTAACACACGCCTATTACATCTTATTGTAATGGATGCCAGTAACCCTGTGCATATTTAAAAATCGGATCGATGAATTGAATCATTGAAGGAAGATGTCAAAGATTTGAGATTCAGTGCAAGGTCAAACCAGCATTTGcattatatacattattttttttctttatttaaatataatatatgcttaatatatataaagataaaaaaacatataaagagTGTCTTATGGTAAGAAGTGAGAGGATTAAATGATAACTCTTGGATTAAATGTAACTtgttattttaatctaaatattatcatttaatcttACCTCACAATGAGATACTTCTTCCACATGAAATATGTCTCTAGAAAAGCTTAATATCTCAAACACAATGCAGTAGCTATATATATACTTCCACTGTTCCACAACGTGAAAAAACTTAGAAGAGGAAATTAAAGCAATGCCATTTTTGTTAGAAAACTatggagtaattttttaatgccattttttgttataaaatctGGTGTAAATATTTTTGGGGGGTCCATGCTGTGGTGCAATCTTTGAAATGAGTGAATAatttgttagaattaatgtgtCATGTGAGAAATATGTGACTTATGTAAGGACTAATAAGTAAATGATTAATgattaaggactaaattataattgagcttaataggagaagtttctagaggTAACTGCTCCTTAATGAGACTAGTGGTTAGAAAAGGGACTTAATACCCATTAACTTGAAAAGAAAGACCTAAGTAAAATCTCTCATCTTTCAAGAAAATCAAAGTGGATAGGAGAGAaattcctatggagaaaggtaaaGTCTTCCTATGAGAAAAGATACATATCATATcattatctatttattaattgtttgtGACAATCATATGTTTCAAAATCCTGTTGTttcctataatttataatataagaaaatctcttaagaatttttaaataactttgtGACATTGTCTTGCAAGTTGCAGTAGATTCGTACAGCTACAACAACATATCTTTTATAGAACTCATATAAGGGATTCATGATCAAAACTACTGccttatttcaaaatttgagtATTGCAAACATGATTTAGTGTGTCGTACACGCAACACAAGGAAAAAAGTTCGAGCATAACAACTTCGTTTCTTATATCgtgttaattttgaaaattcagGAATTCCAAAATGAAGAAACTTTGAAAACGTGTTAGTGATCAATAATCATATAGTACTCGTTTATTAA contains:
- the LOC100306287 gene encoding JmjC domain-containing protein: MVERRVTLSKEARNGLEFLKRKRLQRAKFVTATQTSVANMMSRSGNALRASASCGPRFHGNANVFSKRKVDKFDTNDLDWTDKILECPVYSPTKEEFEDPLIYLQKIAPEASKYGICKIISPLSASVPAGVVLMKEKAGFKFTTRVQPLRLAEWDTEDKVTFFMSGRNYTFRDFEKMANKVFARRYCSAGCLPATYLEKEFWHEIGCGKMETVEYACDVDGSAFSSSPTDQLGNSKWNLKKLSRLPKSILRLLETSIPGVTEPMLYIGMLFSIFAWHVEDHYLYSINYHHCGASKTWYGIPGHAALDFERVVREHVYTNDILSSDGEDGAFDVLLGKTTLFPPNILLEHEVPVYKAVQKPGEFIITFPRAYHAGFSHGFNCGEAVNFAIGDWFPLGAVASRRYALLNRVPLLPHEELLCKEAMLLRTCLELEDSDFPSPDLFSHNSIKISFVNLMRFQHRARWFLTKSRAGISVSFHSHGTILCSLCKRDCYIAYVGCNCHKHHVCLRHDADSLDFNCGSKHTLYLREDIMDMEAAAKMFEQEDGILDEIRKQTKSDQNMYAYPLSNMFQGAEANGYTPYCELKLDSVAEFYATPEHSTNNQEYSSQYQSVFVHCSENQKPVVSEVSFSSATSTLCSLSESLESFSAPKNQAEEHININATSIIDFEEFAERISNSACESSLSPAVYHERSVKPRGDLQRFDKKPVVNESDDSDSEIFRVKRPSSLKAERRNMNDAMSSKHTAQQGLKRLKKILPEGKSGQPMDFSRSNESSYKYGHPVNHKGHAEISSRDRFATGNGIPISIRCKKLGNEEISMQRDHNRRDRLQQTFREPPSMELEPKHLKVRGPSFLGLESSRSN
- the LOC100306287 gene encoding jmjC domain-containing protein isoform X1, with the protein product MVERRVTLSKEARNGLEFLKRKRLQRAKFVTATQTSVANMMSRSGNALRASASCGPRFHGNANVFSKRKVDKFDTNDLDWTDKILECPVYSPTKEEFEDPLIYLQKIAPEASKYGICKIISPLSASVPAGVVLMKEKAGFKFTTRVQPLRLAEWDTEDKVTFFMSGRNYTFRDFEKMANKVFARRYCSAGCLPATYLEKEFWHEIGCGKMETVEYACDVDGSAFSSSPTDQLGNSKWNLKKLSRLPKSILRLLETSIPGVTEPMLYIGMLFSIFAWHVEDHYLYSINYHHCGASKTWYGIPGHAALDFERVVREHVYTNDILSSDGEDGAFDVLLGKTTLFPPNILLEHEVPVYKAVQKPGEFIITFPRAYHAGFSHGFNCGEAVNFAIGDWFPLGAVASRRYALLNRVPLLPHEELLCKEAMLLRTCLELEDSDFPSPDLFSHNSIKISFVNLMRFQHRARWFLTKSRAGISVSFHSHGTILCSLCKRDCYIAYVGCNCHKHHVCLRHDADSLDFNCGSKHTLYLREDIMDMEAAAKMFEQEDGILDEIRKQTKSDQNMYAYPLSNMFQGAEANGYTPYCELKLDSVAEFYATPEHSTNNQEYSSQYQSVFVHCSENQKPVVSEVSFSSATSTLCSLSESLESFSAPKNAEEHININATSIIDFEEFAERISNSACESSLSPAVYHERSVKPRGDLQRFDKKPVVNESDDSDSEIFRVKRPSSLKAERRNMNDAMSSKHTAQQGLKRLKKILPEGKSGQPMDFSRSNESSYKYGHPVNHKGHAEISSRDRFATGNGIPISIRCKKLGNEEISMQRDHNRRDRLQQTFREPPSMELEPKHLKVRGPSFLGLESSRSN